From Echinicola soli, a single genomic window includes:
- a CDS encoding pirin family protein yields MKDTAVKKIRQLGFQWQTQDPFLFCAYHLDEFPEGNDDLGPKASLEGRNIGQDFTIKDGWRMYHGSKVPGFPAHPHKGFETVTLVERGFADHSDSLGAAGRFGQGDVQWMTAGKGVMHSEMFPLLNKEEKNPLLLFQLWLNLPKAKKNVPAHFKMLWGETIPVHTEKDENGNQISIKVVAGQYAEAKAPSPNPDSWAADPENHVAIWTIKLAPNAKWTLPATAEGINRSLFFYKGEKLEAEGFEVPEGHSLDLFSEKEITFVNGNQPAELLFLQGKPINEPVVQHGPFVMNSTQEIHQAMTEFQQTQFGGWPWPNHEPTHAKEKGRFAIHADGREEVKG; encoded by the coding sequence ATGAAAGATACAGCAGTAAAAAAAATCAGGCAACTTGGATTCCAGTGGCAAACACAAGACCCCTTTCTGTTTTGCGCATATCACTTGGACGAATTTCCAGAAGGAAACGATGACCTAGGACCAAAAGCTTCTTTGGAAGGTCGAAATATTGGTCAGGACTTTACCATCAAGGACGGATGGAGAATGTACCATGGAAGCAAGGTACCCGGCTTTCCTGCCCACCCCCATAAAGGCTTTGAAACAGTTACTTTGGTGGAACGTGGATTTGCGGATCATTCGGATTCATTGGGAGCAGCAGGAAGATTTGGCCAGGGTGACGTGCAGTGGATGACCGCCGGTAAGGGTGTCATGCACAGCGAGATGTTCCCATTGCTGAACAAAGAGGAAAAGAACCCATTGCTGTTGTTCCAGCTATGGCTAAACCTGCCCAAAGCAAAGAAAAATGTTCCTGCCCATTTCAAAATGCTCTGGGGAGAGACCATTCCGGTGCATACCGAAAAGGATGAAAATGGTAATCAAATCAGCATCAAAGTGGTCGCGGGACAATATGCAGAGGCCAAGGCTCCTTCTCCCAACCCTGATTCCTGGGCAGCGGATCCTGAAAACCATGTGGCCATTTGGACCATAAAATTGGCTCCCAATGCCAAATGGACCTTACCAGCCACGGCGGAAGGCATTAATCGCTCCCTATTCTTCTACAAAGGAGAAAAACTGGAGGCAGAAGGCTTTGAGGTGCCAGAGGGACATTCATTGGACCTGTTTTCTGAAAAGGAAATCACCTTTGTGAATGGAAATCAACCTGCAGAGTTGCTTTTCCTCCAAGGAAAACCCATCAATGAACCAGTGGTGCAGCATGGGCCGTTCGTCATGAACAGTACACAGGAAATCCACCAGGCCATGACGGAATTTCAGCAGACCCAATTTGGAGGCTGGCCGTGGCCAAACCATGAGCCGACACATGCCAAAGAAAAAGGACGCTTTGCCATCCATGCTGATGGACGCGAAGAAGTAAAAGGCTAA
- a CDS encoding glycerate kinase — protein sequence MNILIAPNAFKGTISADRAAALIKETLDEHFHQANFQLCPIADGGDGTCFLLGKQLKLNEIPVIGLNAIGNIKQGSIFLNKSHKEALVDVSTLSGLDGLEAYEVNAKVTSSYGTGLLVLEAIRQGVDHIILGLGGSATVDMGTGILRAFGYLFLDAQGREIPMFSPGFLSKVAYIQRPPKRHSIRFTCLCDVDNTFFGNQGAVPVFGPQKGLKGDDQQAHEQAAERVFELMNAKGNRALKDQPGFGAAGGIALGLSAFFPVEIKQGAHYFFEQVGMEQKVRWADWVITGEGKFDHQSSSGKGSYELLQLAIKQGKKSILITSGGEKEGIKSGFDEVINLPGLNFSKRNVGKAAEKQLKSSLKEFLSNSDFGKKD from the coding sequence ATGAATATCCTGATAGCTCCCAATGCTTTCAAAGGAACCATCTCCGCTGATCGGGCGGCAGCACTGATCAAGGAAACCTTGGACGAGCATTTCCACCAAGCCAACTTCCAATTGTGTCCTATTGCTGATGGAGGTGATGGTACTTGCTTTCTACTCGGTAAACAGTTGAAATTAAATGAGATACCAGTGATAGGCCTAAACGCGATTGGTAACATTAAACAAGGTTCAATTTTTTTGAATAAAAGTCATAAAGAAGCTTTGGTCGATGTGTCCACGTTAAGTGGGCTTGATGGACTGGAGGCTTATGAAGTGAATGCGAAGGTGACCAGTAGCTATGGGACTGGGCTATTGGTCTTGGAGGCGATTAGGCAAGGTGTTGACCACATCATCCTAGGACTTGGAGGAAGTGCCACAGTAGATATGGGAACTGGGATTTTACGTGCGTTTGGGTATTTGTTTTTAGACGCTCAGGGGCGTGAAATCCCGATGTTCAGCCCTGGTTTTCTGTCAAAGGTGGCCTATATCCAGCGACCGCCCAAAAGGCACAGTATCCGTTTTACCTGCTTGTGCGACGTGGACAATACCTTTTTTGGAAATCAAGGAGCCGTTCCGGTCTTTGGCCCTCAAAAGGGCTTGAAGGGCGACGACCAACAGGCGCACGAACAAGCCGCGGAAAGGGTTTTTGAATTGATGAATGCCAAAGGAAATAGAGCATTAAAGGATCAACCGGGCTTTGGGGCGGCAGGAGGGATTGCCTTAGGGCTAAGTGCTTTTTTTCCGGTGGAAATCAAGCAGGGTGCCCACTATTTTTTTGAACAGGTAGGGATGGAGCAAAAGGTAAGGTGGGCAGATTGGGTGATCACGGGAGAAGGGAAGTTTGACCATCAGTCATCCTCTGGGAAAGGAAGTTACGAGCTGTTGCAACTGGCTATAAAACAAGGGAAAAAGTCTATTTTGATTACTTCAGGAGGGGAGAAGGAAGGCATAAAGAGTGGCTTTGATGAGGTCATTAACCTGCCTGGATTGAACTTTAGTAAAAGAAATGTAGGTAAAGCGGCCGAGAAGCAGCTGAAAAGTAGTTTGAAGGAATTTTTAAGCAATAGTGATTTTGGGAAAAAGGATTAA
- a CDS encoding ATP-binding protein, translating into MNLLRGRKWEYQMYPLSFAEMVLHHGLLEEKRLISHRMVFGYYPDVVKHTGNEKQILKQLSDSYLYKDILAMDSIQKSEKLVKLLQALAYQVGSPVSYNELGQICGLDSKTVDKYIHLLEQAYIVFKLGSFSRNIRNELKSRKKIYFYDNGIRNALIANLNQPEKRNDVGALWENFLVSERIKFLHYSGKWVNYWYWRTKDQKEIDFIEESGRKIQAYEFKWNPNAKVKRPNSFLKTYPESTFQIIHQDNFEEFLMED; encoded by the coding sequence ATGAACCTCTTACGGGGGCGGAAGTGGGAGTATCAGATGTATCCTCTATCCTTTGCAGAGATGGTCCTCCATCATGGATTGCTGGAAGAAAAGCGGCTAATTTCACATAGAATGGTTTTCGGCTATTACCCAGATGTGGTAAAGCATACAGGAAATGAGAAACAAATACTAAAACAATTATCTGATAGCTATTTGTACAAGGATATTTTGGCAATGGACAGTATTCAAAAGTCAGAGAAACTTGTGAAATTGCTTCAAGCTTTGGCCTATCAGGTGGGATCCCCCGTGTCCTATAATGAGCTAGGACAGATTTGTGGCTTGGATTCCAAAACGGTGGATAAATACATCCATTTGTTAGAACAAGCTTACATCGTGTTTAAATTAGGATCCTTTAGCAGAAATATTCGAAATGAACTCAAAAGTCGAAAAAAGATCTATTTTTATGATAATGGCATTCGTAATGCCCTCATCGCAAACCTCAACCAGCCAGAGAAACGCAATGATGTGGGAGCGCTTTGGGAAAACTTCTTAGTCTCTGAACGAATTAAATTTTTGCACTATTCTGGTAAATGGGTGAATTATTGGTATTGGCGTACCAAGGACCAAAAGGAAATTGATTTTATTGAAGAATCAGGAAGGAAAATACAAGCTTATGAATTCAAATGGAACCCTAATGCTAAGGTAAAACGACCTAACAGTTTCTTGAAAACATACCCAGAAAGTACGTTTCAAATAATCCATCAGGATAATTTTGAAGAGTTTCTGATGGAGGACTAG
- a CDS encoding AAA family ATPase, giving the protein MKAIIGSHKVVVVDEAQRIQDIGLRLKLITDYLPKVQLVATGSSSFELANKVNEPLTGAEVGVSDVSSILCRDGPPSWIAGRKAANFT; this is encoded by the coding sequence ATGAAAGCAATCATCGGTAGTCACAAAGTTGTAGTGGTTGATGAGGCCCAACGCATACAGGATATAGGGCTAAGGTTAAAACTAATTACTGATTATCTCCCAAAAGTTCAACTGGTAGCTACTGGAAGTTCATCATTTGAACTGGCAAATAAAGTAAATGAACCTCTTACGGGGGCGGAAGTGGGAGTATCAGATGTATCCTCTATCCTTTGCAGAGATGGTCCTCCATCATGGATTGCTGGAAGAAAAGCGGCTAATTTCACATAG
- a CDS encoding alanine/glycine:cation symporter family protein: MGQLIIDFSNWIWGWPLLYLLLGGGTLLFLYSGIIPFRGFAHAMKVVGGKYDDPNAKGDITSFQALSSAIAATVGLGNISGVALAIGTGGPGAIFWMWVSAFVGMATKYFTCTLAIMYRGKDSSGHIQGGPMYVIEEGMGKKWRFLSVIFCVAGIMGLLAIFQANQLTDVIRVVLLKPFGLDYGVTTRWVLGISMMLLVATVILGGIQRIAAVASKLVPFMVTLYFISVMIILFKFSGQIIPSFLFIVEDAFSGEAVLGGSVGAVIITGARRAAFSNEAGIGTAPMVHGASKNEEPVREGLIAMLGPFIDTIVVCTLTAMTIMVTGVWETGEKDGVLMTLSAFQSGIPVVGKYFLMAAVLVFALSTMFTYSYYGHKCFNYLFGADKADYYNYFYLLTIVAGAVVSLKVVMSFVDGMYAVMAFPTMISAIYLSPKVRAATKDYFKRMKEKNTL; this comes from the coding sequence ATGGGGCAACTGATCATTGATTTTAGTAACTGGATTTGGGGATGGCCATTGCTGTACCTGCTTTTGGGAGGAGGTACATTGTTGTTTTTATATTCTGGAATAATTCCTTTCAGGGGTTTTGCTCATGCCATGAAGGTGGTAGGCGGCAAATACGATGACCCCAATGCCAAAGGGGACATCACCTCTTTCCAAGCACTCTCTTCAGCCATAGCCGCGACAGTGGGGCTGGGCAATATCAGTGGGGTGGCTTTGGCCATCGGAACGGGCGGTCCCGGAGCTATATTCTGGATGTGGGTGTCGGCATTTGTCGGTATGGCGACCAAATACTTTACCTGTACACTGGCCATTATGTACCGTGGCAAAGACAGCTCGGGCCATATCCAGGGAGGCCCCATGTATGTGATTGAAGAGGGGATGGGCAAGAAGTGGCGCTTTCTGTCAGTGATCTTTTGTGTTGCTGGCATCATGGGACTTTTGGCCATCTTCCAGGCCAACCAATTGACTGATGTGATCCGTGTAGTACTCTTAAAACCATTTGGCTTGGATTATGGTGTCACTACACGATGGGTTTTGGGCATTTCGATGATGCTTTTGGTCGCCACGGTAATTTTGGGCGGTATACAGCGGATAGCGGCTGTAGCCTCGAAGTTGGTGCCTTTTATGGTCACCCTTTACTTTATCAGTGTAATGATCATTTTGTTTAAATTCAGTGGCCAGATCATTCCTTCTTTTCTGTTTATCGTCGAAGATGCTTTCTCAGGAGAAGCGGTTTTGGGAGGCTCCGTCGGAGCGGTGATCATCACAGGTGCCCGGCGAGCAGCTTTCAGCAACGAGGCAGGAATCGGTACTGCTCCCATGGTCCATGGTGCCTCTAAAAATGAAGAGCCTGTGCGAGAGGGGCTGATTGCGATGCTGGGCCCATTTATCGATACCATTGTGGTGTGCACGCTTACGGCCATGACCATTATGGTGACCGGAGTGTGGGAAACGGGCGAAAAAGATGGCGTGCTGATGACCCTTTCGGCTTTTCAGAGCGGGATTCCAGTAGTAGGTAAATATTTCTTGATGGCTGCGGTACTGGTCTTTGCGCTGTCCACCATGTTTACCTACAGCTACTATGGCCACAAGTGCTTTAACTACCTCTTTGGAGCGGACAAGGCGGATTATTACAACTATTTCTATCTGTTGACCATTGTTGCCGGGGCAGTAGTTTCGCTAAAGGTCGTGATGAGTTTTGTAGATGGCATGTACGCCGTGATGGCCTTCCCGACCATGATTTCAGCCATATACCTTTCACCAAAAGTAAGGGCGGCCACCAAGGATTATTTTAAACGGATGAAGGAAAAAAATACCTTATAA
- the proB gene encoding glutamate 5-kinase, translated as MIHQKANTIVIKIGSNVLTQANGIPDTMRMKALVRQMVYLREQGQEIVLITSGAVAFGRKSTIFEKKTDAVVQKQIFAAVGQIELIKNYKQLFLEHNTPIAQIMVTKSDFRDRKHYLNMKNCLEGLLKNNIIPVINENDTVSVTELMFTDNDELAGLVAAMLDANNLIILSNVDGIFKGHPNDPEAELIEKVGSKAPSMANYISSSKSSFGRGGMLTKMNMAKKSADLGIGVTIANGKREDVLIDYYHNRLRCTYFEPAKAKQSPKKWIAHSEHYSKGEVIINAGAENALRSDKITSLLPIGVLEIRGNFTKGEIIRIQSEDGRKVGLGKAAYGAKVAAEKQGMSNQKPIVHYDYLYLYQDS; from the coding sequence ATGATCCATCAAAAGGCCAATACCATCGTTATCAAAATAGGCTCCAATGTCCTCACCCAGGCCAATGGTATCCCTGACACCATGCGCATGAAAGCCTTGGTGCGACAAATGGTTTACCTCCGTGAGCAAGGCCAGGAAATCGTCCTTATCACTTCCGGTGCTGTGGCTTTTGGGAGGAAATCTACAATTTTTGAGAAAAAAACCGATGCGGTCGTCCAGAAGCAGATATTCGCTGCAGTTGGCCAAATCGAGTTGATCAAGAACTACAAGCAGCTTTTTTTGGAGCACAACACGCCGATTGCGCAGATCATGGTGACCAAGAGCGATTTCAGGGACAGAAAGCACTACCTGAACATGAAAAATTGTCTGGAAGGGCTCCTGAAAAACAATATCATTCCAGTAATCAACGAGAATGACACCGTTTCGGTGACCGAATTGATGTTTACCGATAATGATGAACTGGCGGGACTGGTGGCCGCCATGCTGGATGCCAACAACCTGATTATCCTTAGCAATGTCGATGGGATATTCAAGGGCCATCCCAATGATCCCGAAGCCGAGCTGATCGAAAAAGTAGGCTCAAAAGCTCCATCCATGGCCAATTATATTTCTTCTTCCAAAAGTTCCTTTGGCCGTGGCGGGATGCTCACAAAGATGAACATGGCCAAGAAATCAGCCGATCTGGGTATCGGTGTCACCATTGCCAATGGCAAACGGGAAGATGTGCTTATCGATTATTACCACAATAGGTTGCGGTGTACCTATTTCGAACCGGCCAAGGCCAAACAAAGCCCCAAAAAGTGGATCGCACACAGTGAGCACTATTCCAAAGGGGAAGTCATCATCAACGCTGGTGCCGAAAATGCCCTGCGATCCGATAAAATAACCAGTCTGCTCCCCATTGGGGTACTTGAGATCCGGGGAAATTTCACCAAAGGTGAAATTATCCGTATCCAATCGGAAGACGGCCGTAAAGTTGGCCTTGGCAAGGCCGCCTATGGTGCCAAAGTGGCTGCCGAAAAACAAGGAATGAGCAATCAAAAACCCATTGTCCACTACGACTATCTCTACCTCTATCAGGATAGCTGA